One part of the Bacillus spongiae genome encodes these proteins:
- a CDS encoding GNAT family N-acetyltransferase encodes MEFTTKRLTIRPFKNNDLQDVFHIYNNDETCKYLLHDKWTRENMQESFDKKLKNRSLTKETSLSLAVVDRTNVIGDLSVWYTGMKDTVEIGYCFSSETSGKGYATEAVRHLVKLLFDELEVHRIQATLDARNLASQKLCERIGMRKEAHFTQDFWSKGEWTDSIVYGMLVSDLESGGL; translated from the coding sequence TTGGAATTTACCACTAAAAGATTAACAATTAGGCCGTTTAAGAACAATGACTTACAAGACGTGTTTCACATTTATAATAACGATGAGACATGTAAGTATCTACTGCATGATAAATGGACACGTGAAAACATGCAGGAATCATTCGATAAAAAATTGAAGAATCGTTCCCTCACTAAAGAGACCAGCTTAAGTCTGGCCGTGGTGGACCGTACGAACGTTATTGGTGATTTATCTGTATGGTATACAGGAATGAAGGATACAGTTGAAATTGGATACTGCTTTTCTTCTGAAACTTCAGGTAAGGGCTATGCAACAGAAGCAGTGAGGCATTTAGTGAAATTATTATTTGATGAATTGGAGGTGCACCGTATCCAAGCCACCTTGGATGCAAGAAATTTGGCATCACAAAAGTTGTGTGAGCGAATAGGGATGAGAAAAGAAGCTCACTTCACACAGGATTTCTGGAGTAAGGGCGAATGGACAGATAGCATTGTGTACGGAATGCTCGTTTCAGATTTGGAAAGCGGAGGGCTATAG